A section of the Scleropages formosus chromosome 16, fSclFor1.1, whole genome shotgun sequence genome encodes:
- the LOC114912417 gene encoding isthmin-1-like, giving the protein MVRLAAEMLLLVGLLTLTVHITVMRSSPVQHGNVTFTMDQNTVQSEDEVNGESLSARLSSDQQAPSQPIAQAPGTFLLDLHNLPDLSTADMNRENPNIQVTIEVVDGSDGPEPDMGIHKETEPNWAFPSWRNWWSRTSSAVAAPRRADNIRGAGYNGSPEEGNFLKPLWGQNRHEGKVQAEYDDMDGEGDWTSWSACSVSCGSGNQKRTRSCGYACTATESRTCDTASCPGVEDAFRTAATEVSLLAGTDEFNATELFGVDTDSCERWMNCKSEFLRKYLLKVVSDLPSCPCSYPTEAAYGTTVIHDTATRRDFRWKDASSPKEKLEIYKPTARYCIRSALTLESATLAAQHCCYDDNMRLITRGKGAGSPNLISTEFSEDLHYKVDVLPWVICKGDWSRYNQARPPNNGRSCHENPADEDYRKQCEEAREF; this is encoded by the exons ATGGTTCGGTTGGCCGCGGAGATGCTCCTGCTCGTGGGACTTCTCACCTTGACCGTGCACATCACAGTGATGAGGAGCAGCCCAGTACAACATGGAAATGTGACCTTCACCATGGACCAGAACACCGTACAGTCCGAG GATGAAGTCAATGGGGAGAGCTTATCAGCCCGCTTGTCCTCAGACCAACAGGCACCATCACAGCCCATTGCCCAGGCCCCAGGCACCTTCCTCCTGGACCTCCACAACCTTCCTGACCTTTCCACAGCAGACATGAACAGGGAGAACCCTAACATTCAG GTGACCATCGAGGTGGTGGATGGCTCTGATGGGCCAGAACCAGACATGGGGATCCACAAGGAGACTGAGCCCAACTGGGCCTTTCCGAGCTGGAGGAACTGGTGGAGCCGCACATCGTCTGCCGTGGCCGCCCCTCGGAGAGCGGACAATATCCGGGGCGCTGGCTACAATGGCAGCCCTGAAGAGGGCAACTTCCTGAAGCCGCTGTGGGGACAAAACCGGCATGAGGGCAAGGTTCAGGCAGAGTATG ATGACATGGATGGGGAGGGTGACTGGACCAGCTGGTCAGCCTGCAGCGTGTCCTGCGGCAGCGGGAACCAGAAACGTACCCGGTCCTGCGGCTATGCCTGCACGGCAACTGAGTCTCGCACCTGCGACACAGCCAGCTGTCCCG GTGTAGAAGATGCTTTCAGAACTGCTGCTACGGAAGTGAGCCTACTTGCGGGAACGGATGAGTTCAACGCTACAGAGCTTTTTGGTGTTG ACACAGACAGCTGTGAGAGATGGATGAACTGCAAGAGTGAGTTCCTCAGGAAGTACTTGCTGAAGGTGGTGAGCGAcctgcccagctgcccctgctcCTACCCAACCGAGGCAGCCTATGGCACGACGGTCATCCACGATACTGCCACACGCAGGGACTTCCGCTGGAAGGACGCCAGCAGTCCCAAGGAGAAACTGGAGATCTATAAGCCCACGGCGCGCTACTGCATCCGTTCGGCGCTGACTCTAGAGTCGGCCACGCTGGCCGCCCAGCACTGCTGCTACGATGACAACATGAGACTAATAACTCGTGGGAAGGGTGCAGGATCGCCTAATCTCATCAGCACCGAGTTCTCTGAGGATCTGCACTACAAGGTGGATGTCCTGCCATGGGTCATCTGCAAGGGCGACTGGAGCCGGTACAACCAGGCACGGCCACCCAACAATGGCCGGAGCTGCCACGAGAACCCGGCAGATGAGGACTACCGCAAACAATGCGAAGAGGCCAGGGAGTTCTGA